The sequence below is a genomic window from Andrena cerasifolii isolate SP2316 chromosome 6, iyAndCera1_principal, whole genome shotgun sequence.
GCAAAGCTGCCATTAAAAGACACTTTAGATATATAAGCGATTTAAGAAAGGAAACGCATAGATAATAGGAAAAAAAACACGATTGACAATAACACTTAGAACTgcctaattattattgttaggtAGCTTGTAATGAAATTCATGAATTAGTAGGATACTCGCGAGCTTAAGTATGTAAATCACAACGACCTTAGTTTATTTAATGAGATCGTAACGAGACAAAATTGAAATTACCGATTATCCAGACAGCAACAATGAAATGACTACGAATCTCGGTTTGAACTTTATACATATTCAAAAGGACAAGTAAATGCTACGATTTTTTCCCCGctctttttttagttatttatacAACATTCGTAAACGATATTCCTCTACAATCTCAGTATTTttaagttattttaatttttttttttgttgagaaatttattttagCGCCACGCTTTATACTCCACGATAATTCTGATAAGAAATTGGTATGTCCAAACTCTTTTTTGTATGCATGGAAAGATTGAGATTaatcttttactatttttctctttatatatataCTAACTAGAATACTATGTCATTGCCGTTGATTGAATTGGTACATATTATACACGTGTATGAGTAAATCGAAATTTATGCGGCATCTTACGTTTTAACGAGCCGTGTAAAGAGTGTGGCGTATTGTTATGCATTGTTGTTGCATTTTATAGACTGATGATAAACTGTATGCTCCTAAGATAGTTAACAGGAAGTACCAGCGAGTATGATGAGGGTTTTAATCATCGCACAGTATAAAATTCACGGTATAAAACTGGAGTCGAAGAGAAtttaacagaaaaattaatttatatcaaCAAGTTGCATGAAACGAACAAATTCAAgtatgcaaatatatatatatgtaacttaTAGAGAATgtcgtttctcgttaatttccattctatatgaaaattctatttaatactattaatcgATCGATTACGCGTATAATCTGAATGTAATGGAAATATCTATTTCTTCAGACCTTCACCGATGCCATATCTGCTAATTGCGCCTATTTAATAAACATGACATACTCTTCCTTACAAAATACCACCTGTGATAGAAGTAATGTATTCAAAACTTCGGGTACAATCAAACGCATCAAAATTCCCTCACGTAGAAATATTTATGCAATTTGTACGCTAACAAACTAGTTTCGTTAGACCTACTATTGAGAAAAATGAAAGATATATATTATCAGCTCGAAGATAGTTGTATATACTTGGTCACACTTATGGACGTGTACATATTTTCTAAACATTATTAGGACAAATTTAGAGCGATTTCTTTCTATCGAAAGCCATTACGGATAAGAATACTATACAGTTCTAAGATTTATTGAAATTAGGTGGTGTATATAATTgtcattatatttttttaccgtcattGAATGTActgttatctattattttataagaCGTGTGTATGTGGAACCATTGTAAGAGAaatgtaatttaataaaatcaaaTAATGGTTTTTAATTCTTTGTGCGTGGTATCTTTTTTAGGTCGCTCCATAGCACCTTGATGCCCTTAAATGATAATTTATCCCATAATGTAACGTACCAAGTGATTTTAAATCACAAAAGTGCATAAACTTTTCAcaacattttattataattttcgaTCGTATTaacaacttttataaataacgaAAAACTATTGTTACGAAGCTTCTTCGGTACAAAGATAATACTCTTCTGGCCCATTTGTACTCGAACCGTTATTGCCATTTTTACATTTAGTAAGGAATAACATGCGATAATTTACGCGTTctaataatgaattattttagaaatttatCGAGCTAGCATTCATAGctagaaaaatgaaagaaatgcaAAATAATCGTGACATCGTTTCGAGTTACTTTCCAAGTAgtattgaaataaattatattgtTCGAAATTAAAAGTTCACAAATAGATATCAGATTACCAGTATCTGTTTTTTTGTACGGAAACAGTTTACGCAAtactaaatgaacgattacgtAACAAGTAGAACAAGAAATGAATGGGGACTACTTTATGCGAaataaagttataattttttttaaatatcacattTTCTCAGTCTTTGCTACATGTAAAATTtacatagaaataaatttttcgccTTTACGAAATGCTTTTCAAGCAATCGAATGATTCGCCTTAAGAgtctataaatatattaaagtttcaaaaattaaaatataatctgTGCAgttgcatatatgtatatatcataTACAGATCTCTGATTAAATCTCCTATCAATTACACGTTGAACGcaataaatagaaatttaaacgtatctacagttttaaaaaatataggcttTCAAAAGCAATGACTCGCGTTCCATTTGCCACATTTCAAAGCGCGAATTCGATTTTCATAGACAAACGTATAATATAAGATCTCATTGTGTGTCAAAATTTCCCTTCCCTAGACATCCGTCTAGCCTGTAAACGAATACAACGCGGGCAGTCTGTTTTGTTGAAGTCTTGCTTGCACTCGTTATGAAAGCATGCACCACAGGTCTCACACCTACTGACTTTCGACAACTCCCACGGAAATATAACGTCTTTGGAGCAGCATAACTCGCACAGGAATCCTCTGGCTTGGcataactgaaaaatataagaaTCCATTTCCATTAAAACTACGAACCGACAGCGTAAACGCAACATTAGTATATTACCTCACAGCCTATAATATGCATGTTGCAGACCTGGACTAATTCTTGTAATCTCATAGGTAGAATGCCGTACTTAACGTGCATTAGATCTTGAATGGAATAGACATGGGGATCGCTCAGTATATAATTCGGTTCCTTTTTCAATAGCTTCTGAACGCTAGAAATATAAAGGTAGACGTTGACCGCACTCACGTGGCTTAAAATAATTCAAGAAAGTGATCCGAATCCATACCTCGTTGCAAATCGGCAAGTGAATAGAAAgtctttaaagaaaaataattgcgTACGCAGTAATCTCGTCCGATCGAGTTGCTTTATACGCCTGTACAGCAGTGGATTTAAGTCACTCACTTGAAATAACGGATCTAACGTCATCTGATCTAATAATCTGTACGAGAAGTTCGATACAGGATATCTAAATCAGAGAATAATAAACGCTTATAATCCCACGTGATGCCATACGTTACGCGTGCCTCTTAATGCGCCCATACCTGTTGAAATCCCATTTAGATAAAATCTTTCCTGGTATTAATGCCACTTGGTTCGTGTGACACCCGGTACAGAAATATCTGCCCACGTATTCGCAGTAACGAAATTTGTTCGCGTACTTTACCGCAACTTTCATTCCGCAGCCTGCGCACCTATAATTCTGTTTAGCTATAAGAGTCCGCCGCCTAAATAAGCAAATTCGCTCACATGTAGTCGCGTTCTTGTGTGTTATACATAATAGCGTTGAAACTTCTGAACTTACACGGGAGGAGGATGTGGTGTGAAAATAATCTGAGGTCTCGGCGGCGCCCATTCCGTAGTTCCACGCAGCGAAACCGATTGCGAATTTTCCGCCTCGTCTGGACTGACCGGCCAACTTTTCGGTAACGGTAACAATCTCTGCGGCGCGTCTTTTTCCGAGACAAGCCATTGCAATTCACTAGCCCTTGGCAATTGCTTCTCGCTGAACCTGCTGATCAGCGACAAAGCTACACCTTCCGCGGACATACTGCTCTCAGTCAGCGTGGACTCCGTTCCGTGCGCGGGAGATGATTCAAACAGATCTGCTGCCTCCGAGTATAACGATGCCATAGACACAGACAAAGCGGCATTCTTGAGCTTCACTACGTTCCGCTCATCGTCCACTTCCAGATCCTCTACGTCATCCGTAGAAATATTCTCGGACGGTGCATCGGATGAAGTTGACAAAGGGCTAATACTTTGATCAGTGGTGGTCGTGTCTGTCCTCCCGTCGCTCAACAAATCGCGATTCCATGTTCTCCCTTTGCATCGTTCCTCTTGTCGCTGGCGGCGCCTCAATCGTATCCTTTGCTTTAAACTATTTATCTCCTCGTCGCTCTCTTCGGCCGCTTCTTCCATCAGTCGCCACTGCCTGTTACATTTCACCTGCTCGATGGCAGCTATCATGGCTTCAGAAACACTGAAGTGCGCATTCTCCCTGTCCAATTCGGCGTTAGCTCTAGAAAATTGTGCGGAAGCTAAGAAGCTCATTAGGCTCTGACCTTCCGTCGGACGAGGAAAGTATCCTATCGCCATGGGCTGAACGCTGCTTCCTCCATCCTCCATGAAACTCTTCTTCGGCGTTCTTATATCCTTCTGACCTTCGATTTCTAAACTCCATGGCCCAGTGAATTCGGGTGCCGACCCTGGCAAAAAGGAACTCTTCCTCCTCGGCTTTACAGACACGTCGATTCCCGCGGGCTCCGGTGTATATTTATTCCCATCAGTTTCAGTTGATACGGGAGACGGAATACGATATTCCGTTACCGTGTTCGTCAAGTCTTCGTAATTCAACGCGACAGGGCTCTCCCCGGATCTGTTGGTAGTCTGATTCTGTCTCATCTTCACTTTATTCTTCGCTTTCCTCAGAGGAGTTCTTGGCTTCGCATGCAACTTATTGCCCACAATTGTAGACGCCGACTGCTTTAATTCGGCGTAGTTAACATTAATTATCTTTGACAATTCGACCGAGCAAGTTGAATCATTGCTTTTATGCGAGATAGTGTCCGCAACAGCTGACGAAGGTGCCGGTGGATTCGTTCCCGAAACTGTACAATTTTTAGTCAGCGCAGACAGGCTGTTCCAAGTTTTTAAAGGTATATCGTTAATGTCTTTCAAATCCGTTTTATGATTACTTTCTTCAGGCTCTGCATCATTGCGTTGCGCAACCGTATTATCCGAAGCTATTTTCAATGATTCTAATTGACATATTCCAATGTGCATGCTCTTATCTCTTGACGCACTAAAATTCGTAGTAGGAAAATTGATCGGGTACGAGGAGGATCGTCTATGCCTTCTAGGACTCGATTTGGGAGAAATCCAAGAGGGCAGGTACTGAAAACAGAAGTGTTCAGATGAAAGGCCTGACAGACACGACGGATCAAGCACAGCTTCGCCTGAACGACTTACCAGAGATGGATCGATTTCTGTAAGCAGCACAGGTTGATTTCGCTCGACCGCCCTCAAACATAACAGCGTGGCTTCGGAGAAATTTTCTTGACACAAAAACGCCCATGGCTCGAAGCAGGAGAGCAAGTGCTCCTTGTCGGACAAAAGCCAGGAAAGCTTGTGCGACAAAGAATGATTCTCCAAGCTGTGTTAAATTATACGAATGTAAACATAGAATTGTATCGTCGAACAGTATCGTTTatggaattaattaaacaatacGGATTACCTTTTATACAGCCATAACATGTCTTTCTGGGATGTTATTCGTGCCGGCAAGTTTGACAAATAATCCTCGATTTCAGATAATACAGGCGATATCGCTAAAGAGGGTTGCAACCAATTTAATCCTTGAATAAAAATCCAACAATCTGGTTCTCCCTtg
It includes:
- the Rubicon gene encoding run domain Beclin-1-interacting and cysteine-rich domain-containing protein rubicon isoform X2, with the protein product MCEDAHIKEQWQLLQSLRTTVEGLLVDGILNVWNVYGGLNRLHSVMERIFKHGCRIFNRNGEPDCWIFIQGLNWLQPSLAISPVLSEIEDYLSNLPARITSQKDMLWLYKSLENHSLSHKLSWLLSDKEHLLSCFEPWAFLCQENFSEATLLCLRAVERNQPVLLTEIDPSLYLPSWISPKSSPRRHRRSSSYPINFPTTNFSASRDKSMHIGICQLESLKIASDNTVAQRNDAEPEESNHKTDLKDINDIPLKTWNSLSALTKNCTVSGTNPPAPSSAVADTISHKSNDSTCSVELSKIINVNYAELKQSASTIVGNKLHAKPRTPLRKAKNKVKMRQNQTTNRSGESPVALNYEDLTNTVTEYRIPSPVSTETDGNKYTPEPAGIDVSVKPRRKSSFLPGSAPEFTGPWSLEIEGQKDIRTPKKSFMEDGGSSVQPMAIGYFPRPTEGQSLMSFLASAQFSRANAELDRENAHFSVSEAMIAAIEQVKCNRQWRLMEEAAEESDEEINSLKQRIRLRRRQRQEERCKGRTWNRDLLSDGRTDTTTTDQSISPLSTSSDAPSENISTDDVEDLEVDDERNVVKLKNAALSVSMASLYSEAADLFESSPAHGTESTLTESSMSAEGVALSLISRFSEKQLPRASELQWLVSEKDAPQRLLPLPKSWPVSPDEAENSQSVSLRGTTEWAPPRPQIIFTPHPPPVRRTLIAKQNYRCAGCGMKVAVKYANKFRYCEYVGRYFCTGCHTNQVALIPGKILSKWDFNRYPVSNFSYRLLDQMTLDPLFQVSDLNPLLYRRIKQLDRTRLLRTQLFFFKDFLFTCRFATSVQKLLKKEPNYILSDPHVYSIQDLMHVKYGILPMRLQELVQLCQARGFLCELCCSKDVIFPWELSKVSRCETCGACFHNECKQDFNKTDCPRCIRLQARRMSREGKF
- the Rubicon gene encoding run domain Beclin-1-interacting and cysteine-rich domain-containing protein rubicon isoform X1 gives rise to the protein MCEDAHIKEQWQLLQSLRTTVEGLLVDGILNVWNVYGGLNRLHSVMERIFKHGCRIFNRNGEPDCWIFIQGLNWLQPSLAISPVLSEIEDYLSNLPARITSQKDMLWLYKSLENHSLSHKLSWLLSDKEHLLSCFEPWAFLCQENFSEATLLCLRAVERNQPVLLTEIDPSLYLPSWISPKSSPRRHRRSSSYPINFPTTNFSASRDKSMHIGICQLESLKIASDNTVAQRNDAEPEESNHKTDLKDINDIPLKTWNSLSALTKNCTVSGTNPPAPSSAVADTISHKSNDSTCSVELSKIINVNYAELKQSASTIVGNKLHAKPRTPLRKAKNKVKMRQNQTTNRSGESPVALNYEDLTNTVTEYRIPSPVSTETDGNKYTPEPAGIDVSVKPRRKSSFLPGSAPEFTGPWSLEIEGQKDIRTPKKSFMEDGGSSVQPMAIGYFPRPTEGQSLMSFLASAQFSRANAELDRENAHFSVSEAMIAAIEQVKCNRQWRLMEEAAEESDEEINSLKQRIRLRRRQRQEERCKGRTWNRDLLSDGRTDTTTTDQSISPLSTSSDAPSENISTDDVEDLEVDDERNVVKLKNAALSVSMASLYSEAADLFESSPAHGTESTLTESSMSAEGVALSLISRFSEKQLPRASELQWLVSEKDAPQRLLPLPKSWPVSPDEAENSQSVSLRGTTEWAPPRPQIIFTPHPPPVRRTLIAKQNYRCAGCGMKVAVKYANKFRYCEYVGRYFCTGCHTNQVALIPGKILSKWDFNRYPVSNFSYRLLDQMTLDPLFQVSDLNPLLYRRIKQLDRTRLLRTQLFFFKDFLFTCRFATSVQKLLKKEPNYILSDPHVYSIQDLMHVKYGILPMRLQELVQVCNMHIIGCELCQARGFLCELCCSKDVIFPWELSKVSRCETCGACFHNECKQDFNKTDCPRCIRLQARRMSREGKF